A genomic window from Purpureocillium takamizusanense chromosome 2, complete sequence includes:
- a CDS encoding uncharacterized protein (COG:S~EggNog:ENOG503NZDG), translated as MTPIYLAHCWPPPLTLSIDAMATSGAYSITQPMCAARQGGKPCSGIPRVPCPKCLVVAYCDSACLKRDWGMHKRDCCAEIPDDRGPPPTVDTRSRKCFWSIEPATDMINLEKNEGVGFDDELRLLLTGFTAFRHFIYAITKLPKQANPKIKLFLNECDFPHSMRAFIALHLLSTRSGDPAMNAEAVIHSWYSSRVPKAIWQHIRSIVDRPVVTVLANVGKHGQGQENGPEAPCRSRLKEGRFQMDTEFTAAQWQEIWGRLCEPGTIMVPKATVIRFLDVRKHSNPAVVYKARMTRARQMGLQKWQFDGCLLPYAHPRDDFDTVNPLFLHKNTTFPPGATQEPMGEWPMEYLDNTESPAPNDVYGKLFYYLRSLLLEFQQRLQTLDVYVQLTSESAGQLVHWEDDAIAREPFDRIAIGDLWDMHPLLTLVAFSRILAHRDENPNAALLAHTAGCLFHNDPVVSKDKDREEEFMYKPTKTVLDEYAPPVPADISHDDPKSIRRNLGLLMWRNWDRFAAKYFSSPERFAYRSLMPLDNPVIEHESVFQAGFLGMIPREKHRVVPRWPLRLVHGNSSKPSLRDFNRYMSWGTHPTRLSVRWMEWVFSGQDPRDAEWELWMAFSQQRSPEECLRLLKDKVNGVSASRGGSDDEVTIKQVEEGMGNMSLQMSIERASGDSTEFMDPFLTDDLGSEVGQSPMAAKTAGGGGGHSVGRRAGHSTGSVFSGDKSSHTLDVEEVSEPEEAQSTKKAKKKKKKKKAKDQ; from the exons ATGACACCCATTTATCTTGCGCACtgttggccgcctcctctGACCCTCtccatcgacgccatggccacctcgGGCGCATATTCCATCACGCAGCCCATGTGCGCGGCTCGACAAGGTGGCAAGCCCTGCAGCGGGATCCCGCGCGTCCCATGCCCCAAAtgcctcgtcgtggcg TACTGTGATTCTGCCTGCCTCAAGCGCGACTGGGGCATGCACAAGCGTGATTGCTGTGCTGAAATACCGGACGATAGAGGCCCTCCTCCGACAGTTGACACCAGGAGCAGGAAGTGCTTTTGGTCGATAGAACCGGCCACTGATATGATCAATCTCGAGAAGAACGAAGGTGTCGGgtttgacgacgagctgcgtctgctgctcACCGGCT TCACTGCCTTCCGCCACTTCATCTACGCCATCACCAAGCTGCCCAAGCAGGCCAACCCGAAGATCAAGCTGTTTCTCAACGAATGCGACTTTCCACATAGCATGCGGGCGTTCATAGCCCTCCACCTGCTCAGCACGCGCAGCGGCGACCCAGCCATGAACGCAGAGGCCGTCATCCACTCGTGGTACTCGAGCCGCGTGCCCAAGGCCATTTGGCAACACATTCGCTCCATTGTGGACCGACCTGTTGTCACTGTGCTAGCGAATGTTGGAAAACACGGGCAAGGGCAGGAAAACGGCCCAGAAGCACCTTGTCGTTCCCGCCTAAAAGAGGGACGCTTCCAGATGGACACGGAATTTACCGCAGCGCAGTGGCAGGAGATCTGGGGGCGCCTCTGCGAGCCTGGGACCATTATGGTGCCCAAGGCGACCGTGATTCGTTTCCTGGACGTGCGGAAGCATTCAAATCCCGCCGTCGTGTACAAGGCAAGGATGACCAGGGCGAGGCAGATGGGGCTCCAGAAGTGGCAGTTTGACGGCTGCCTTTTGCCCTACGCGCACCCACGCGATGACTTTGACACCGTCAACCC TTTGTTCCTCCATAAAAACACGACGTTTCCTCCTGGCGCGACCCAGGAGCCAATGGGAGAGTGGCCAATGGAGTATCTCGACAACACCGAGTCTCCAGCTCCAAACGACGTCTACGGCAAGCTCTTTTACTACTTGCGCAGCCTGCTGCTTGAGTTCCAGCAGCGATTGCAGACACTTGACGTGTATGTGCAGCTCACGAGCGAGTCCGCTGGCCAACTCGTGCATTGGGAGGATGATGCCATTGCGCGCGAACCCTTCGACCGTATTGCCATAGGAGACCTGTGGGATATGCACCCGCTTCTTACGCTCGTGGCGTTTTCACGCATCTTGGCACATCGAGACGAGAACCCGAACGCGGCCCTTTTGGCTCACACGGCCGGCTGTTTGTTTCACAATGACCCAGTGGTGTCCAAAGACAAGGACAGAGAAGAGGAGTTCATGTACAAGCCAACCAAGACGGTTCTTGACGAGtacgcgccgccggtgccagCCGACATATCACACGACGACCCCAAGAGCATCCGGCGCAACCTAGGTCTTTTGATGTGGAGAAATTGGGATCGCTTCGCCGCCAAATACTTTTCTTCGCCCGAACGATTTGCCTACCGGTCGCTGATGCCGTTGGACAACCCGGTCATAGAACATGAAAGCGTATTCCAAGCCGGATTCCTGGGGATGATTCCACGCGAAAAGCACAGGGTGGTGCCGCGCTGGCCCTTGCGCTTGGTCCACGGCAACTCCTCGAAGCCTTCGCTCCGCGACTTCAACCGCTATATGAGTTGGGGTACTCACCCTACTCGCCTTTCGGTTCGCTGGATGGAATGGGTCTTCTCCGGGCAAGATCCGCGCGATGCTGAGTGGGAGCTCTGGATGGCGTTTAGCCAGCAAAGGTCTCCGGAGGAGTGTTTGCGTTTGCTCAAAGACAAGGTCAACGGCGTGAGCGCCTCCCGTGGTGGTagtgacgacgaggtcacAATCAAGCAAGTCGAGGAAGGCATGGGAAACATGAGTCTTCAGATGTCGATCGAGAGGGCGTCGGGCGATTCCACCGAATTCATGGATCCCTTCTTGACTGATGATCTGGGTAGCGAGGTGGGACAGTCGCCTATGGCAGCCAAGactgctggtggcggcggcggtcacaGCGTTGGTCGCCGTGCTGGCCATTCTACTGGCAGTGTCTTCTCCGGAGACAAGAGCTCCCACACCCTCGACGTGGAAGAAGTCTCGGAACCCGAGGAGGCTCAGTCCACGAAAAAAGccaagaagaaaaagaagaagaagaaggccaaggaTCAGTAA